The Pseudoxanthobacter soli DSM 19599 sequence AGGGCATGACCATGCTGGTCGTGACCCACGAGATGAACTTCGCCCGCAACGTCTCGAACCGAGTGATCTATCTGAACGACGGATCCGTGGACTGCGAGGGCACGCCGGACGAGGTCTTCGGCGACGGCGCCTCGCCGCGCTTCCGCCAGTTCATCGGCACGGTTCACGCGTGAGAGGAGAGCCGCCGGGGCCGCCGGGGACCGGGGGCATTGGAACCGGGGGCGCTGGACATGACGATCACCCTTGATAACGCACTCGGCTGGCGGGACGTCGCGGCGGTCGCCCGCGGAAGCGCGCTTGCGCTGTCGCCGGCCGCCTGGACGCGGATCGCGAACGCGAACACGCTCGTTGCCGCCATCGTGGAGCGCGGCATTCGCGCCTACGGCGTCAACACCGGCGTCGGCGCGCTGTCCGACACCGTGGTCGACCGCCCGCAGCAGCGGCGCCTGTCGCGGAACCTGCTGATGAGCCATGCCTGCGGTGTCGGCGAGCCGCTCGGTGCCGAGGCGGTGCGGGCGATCATCGCGGCCGAGATCAACAATTTCGCCCACGGCCGCTCCGGGGTTCGAACCGAGGTGGTGGCGACGCTCGCCGGGCTTCTCGAACACGGCATCGTGCCGGAGGTGCCGGCACGAGGATCCGTCGGCTACCTGACCCACGCCGCCCATATCGGCCTCGTCCTGATCGGCGAGGGCAGGGCGGTGGTCGGCGGCGACACGGTCGCCGGTGGCGATGCCCTGGCCGCGGCGGGTTTAGCGCCGCTGGTGCTGGAGGCGAAGGAGGGGCTCAGCCTCGTCAACGGCACACCGTGCTCGACGGGGCTCGCCTGCCTCGCCCTGGCGCGGACGGAGCGGTTGCTGCTCGTCGCCGATGCGGTGGCGGCTCTCAGTCTGGAGGCGCTCGGCGCGCAGATGGCGGCGTTCGAGGCGGACGTGCTGGCCGCCCGGGTGTCGCCGGGCCTCAAAGAGTCCGGGGAGGTGATCCGGACGTTGCTTACCGGCAGCCGGATCATCCAGGCGGCCCAGGGCGCACGTACACAGGATGCGCTGAGCCTGCGTGCTGTACCGCATGTGCATGGTGCCGCGCGGGATACATTCGAAAACGCCTGTACGGTCGTCGATCGCGAGTTGCAGTCTGTCACGGACAACCCGATCCTGTCCGGCACACCGGAGGCGCCGGTGGTGTCGTCCGAGGCCCATGCGGTCGCTCCCGCACTGGCCCACGCGATGGATTCCCTCGCAATTGCGGTGGCGCAGGTCGCAGCCATGGCCGAACGGCGCCTCGACCGGTTGGTGAACCCGCTGGTCAGTCGTCTGCCGCCTTTTCTGGCAGCGGATGCCGGTTCCTGTTCCGGTTATATGATCGCTCAATATACCGCTGCGGCGCTCGTCGGCGAGAATCGCCGGCTTGCCGCGCCGGCGAGCCTCGACGGCGGCATCACCTCCGCGCTGCAGGAGGATTTTCTCGCCCACCCGACGGCGGCGGCGACGAAGATCCAGACGATCATCGACAATTGCGAGCGCATCCTCGGCATCGAACTGCTCGCGGCGGTCGATGCCGGCGATCTGAGGGGCGATGCTGCGGACTGCGCGCCGGGAACGGCTGCGCTTCGCGCTCAGGTTCGCGCCGTCGCCGCACCCTATCGCGATGACCGGCCGATGGCCGACCATCTTGCCCGGGGTTTCGACCTCGTGCGCGGCGGGCTTTCAATCGCCCGACCCTCGACAGGCCAGCCCCCGATTGCCAGCGGAGCCTCCTCATGACGCGGTTCGTCGACACGCTCTGGACCGGTGCCCGGCTCGCGACGCTCGATCCTCAAAGGCCGGGGCTCGGGATCGTCGAGGACGGCGCGATCGCCGCCAGGGACGGCCGCATCGTCTTCGCCGGGCCGCACGGCGACCTGCCGGGCGACATCGACGCCGCTGTCTGCGAGGATCTGGACGGCCGCTGGGTGACGCCGGGCCTGATCGATTGCCACACCCATCTCGTCCACGGCGGCGACCGGGCGATGGAATTCGAGATGCGTTTGGCCGGCGAGAGCTACGAGGCGATCGCGGCCGCGGGCGGCGGCATTCTCTCCACCGTCAACGCCACCCGCCGCGCGAGCGAGGCCGATCTGGTGGCCTCCGCGCTGCCGCGGCTCGACGCGCTGCTTGCCGAGGGCGTCACGACGGTCGAGGTGAAATCGGGCTACGGCCTCGATGAGGCGGCCGAGCGCAGGATGCTCGGGGCGGCCCGCGATCTCGCCGGAGCACGCCGCGTCCGGGTGGCGACCACCTATCTCGGCGCCCACGCCGTGCCGCCGGAGTTCAAGCAGGATCGCGCCGGCTATCTCGATCTCGTCTGCGAGCGGATGATCCCGGCGCTGGCTGCGGAGGGGCTCGCGGACGCGGTCGACGGCTTCTGCGAGGGTATCGCCTTCCAGCCCGACGAGATCGCGCGGGTGTTCACCGCGGCCCAGGCCGCAGGCCTGCCGGTCAAGCTTCATGCGGACCAGTTGTCCGATCTCTCGGGCGCGGCGCTTGCCGCGCGCTTCGGCGCGCTGTCGGCCGATCATCTGGAATATACGAGCGAGGCCGGCGCTGAGGCGATGGCCGCGGCGGGGACGGTCGCGGTGATCCTGCCGGGGGCGTTCTACGTGCTGCGCGAGCGGCAGGCGCCGCCGATCGAAGCCTTCCGCCGCCATGGCGTGCCGATGGCGGTCGCCACCGACTGCAATCCCGGCACGGCGCCGATCACGTCGCTGCTGACCACCATGAACATGGCCGCGACGCTGTTCCGAATGACGGTCGGAGAATGCCTCGCCGGCGTGACCCGCGAGGCGGCCCGCGCCCTCGGCCGCGCCGACGAGGTCGGCACCATCGAAGCGGGCAAGGCATGCGACCTTGCCATCTGGAACATCGAGCGGCCGGCTGAACTCGTCTACCGCATCGGCTTCAATCCGCTCCATCGCAGGATATTTGCAGGATCATGACCACGCTCGTCCTGAATGCGGGGGATGTCCCGCTGGCAACCTGGCGCGCCCTCTATTTCGGCGCCCGCCCGATGCTCGATCCGGCGTGCCGGCCGGCGGTGGAACGCGCAGCGGAAACCGTCGCGGCCATCGTCGCCAAGGGCGACCCGGTCTACGGGATCAACACGGGCTTCGGGAAACTCGCGAGCGTGCGCATTCCCGATGCCGATCTCGCGCGGCTCCAGCGCAACATCGTCATCTCCCATGCCGCGGGCGTGGGCGAGCCGCTGCCGGCCGCGGTCGTGAGGCTCGTGCTTGCGCTGAAGCTCGCGAGCCTCGCGCAGGGGGCATCCGGCGTGCGGTGGGCGGTGATCGAGCGGCTTTCGACCTGTCTCGATGCCGACCTGCTGCCGCTGATCCCGGCCCAGGGCTCCGTCGGCGCCTCGGGTGACCTCGCGCCCTTGTCGCACCTCGCGGCAGCGTTGATGCTGGGCGTGGGCGAAGCATCGCTCAAGGGCGAGACGATGCCGGCCTCCGAGGCGCTTCTGCGCGCGGGGCTGAAGCCGCTCGATCTCGGTGCCAAGGAAGGCCTCGCCCTTCTCAACGGCACTCAGGTCTCGACCGGGCTCGCGCTCGCCGGGCTGTTCGAGGCTGAGCAGGTGTTCCAGGCGGCGCTCGTCACCGGCGCGCTGGCGACCGATGCCGCGCGCGGTTCCGACGGGCCGTTCGACCCGCGCATCCACGCCGTGCGGCGGCATCACGGGCAGATCGCGGTGGCGGACGCACTGCGCCACCTGATGGCGGGAAGCCCGATCCGCGCCTCCCATCTCGTTGGCGACGAGCGCGTTCAGGACCCCTATTGTGTGCGCTGCCAGCCGCAGGTGATGGGAGCCTGTCTCGATCTTTTGCGACAGGCCGCGACGACGCTCGGCGTGGAGGCGAACGCGGTCTCCGACAATCCGCTGGTGTTTCCGGACGAGGGCGACGTCATCTCCGGCGGCAATTTCCATGCCGAGCCGGTGGCGTTCGCCGCCGACATGATCGCGCTGGCGCTGTGCGAAATCGGCTCCATCACCGAGCGGCGGATCGCGATGCTGGTCGACCCGGCGCTTTCCGGCCTGCCAGCGTTCCTGACGCCACAGCCGGGGCTGAATTCCGGCTTCATGATCCCGCAGGTCACCGCGGCGGCACTCGTCTCGGAGAACAAGCAGAAGGCTCATCCCGCGAGCGTCGATTCCATCCCGACCTCCGCGAACCAGGAAGACCATGTTTCCATGGCGACCCACGGCGCACGGCGCCTGCTGCCGATGGCGGAGAACGTGGTGCAGGTCGTCGCCATCGAACTGCTCGCCGCAGCGCAGGGTTGCGATTTCCACGCACCGCTCGCATCGAGTCCGGCGCTGGAGCGTGTGCGGGATGCGGTGAGAGAGGTGGTGCCGACGCTGATCGAGGACCGGTTCTTCGCG is a genomic window containing:
- a CDS encoding HAL/PAL/TAL family ammonia-lyase, with translation MTITLDNALGWRDVAAVARGSALALSPAAWTRIANANTLVAAIVERGIRAYGVNTGVGALSDTVVDRPQQRRLSRNLLMSHACGVGEPLGAEAVRAIIAAEINNFAHGRSGVRTEVVATLAGLLEHGIVPEVPARGSVGYLTHAAHIGLVLIGEGRAVVGGDTVAGGDALAAAGLAPLVLEAKEGLSLVNGTPCSTGLACLALARTERLLLVADAVAALSLEALGAQMAAFEADVLAARVSPGLKESGEVIRTLLTGSRIIQAAQGARTQDALSLRAVPHVHGAARDTFENACTVVDRELQSVTDNPILSGTPEAPVVSSEAHAVAPALAHAMDSLAIAVAQVAAMAERRLDRLVNPLVSRLPPFLAADAGSCSGYMIAQYTAAALVGENRRLAAPASLDGGITSALQEDFLAHPTAAATKIQTIIDNCERILGIELLAAVDAGDLRGDAADCAPGTAALRAQVRAVAAPYRDDRPMADHLARGFDLVRGGLSIARPSTGQPPIASGASS
- the hutI gene encoding imidazolonepropionase, with the protein product MTRFVDTLWTGARLATLDPQRPGLGIVEDGAIAARDGRIVFAGPHGDLPGDIDAAVCEDLDGRWVTPGLIDCHTHLVHGGDRAMEFEMRLAGESYEAIAAAGGGILSTVNATRRASEADLVASALPRLDALLAEGVTTVEVKSGYGLDEAAERRMLGAARDLAGARRVRVATTYLGAHAVPPEFKQDRAGYLDLVCERMIPALAAEGLADAVDGFCEGIAFQPDEIARVFTAAQAAGLPVKLHADQLSDLSGAALAARFGALSADHLEYTSEAGAEAMAAAGTVAVILPGAFYVLRERQAPPIEAFRRHGVPMAVATDCNPGTAPITSLLTTMNMAATLFRMTVGECLAGVTREAARALGRADEVGTIEAGKACDLAIWNIERPAELVYRIGFNPLHRRIFAGS
- the hutH gene encoding histidine ammonia-lyase, which gives rise to MTTLVLNAGDVPLATWRALYFGARPMLDPACRPAVERAAETVAAIVAKGDPVYGINTGFGKLASVRIPDADLARLQRNIVISHAAGVGEPLPAAVVRLVLALKLASLAQGASGVRWAVIERLSTCLDADLLPLIPAQGSVGASGDLAPLSHLAAALMLGVGEASLKGETMPASEALLRAGLKPLDLGAKEGLALLNGTQVSTGLALAGLFEAEQVFQAALVTGALATDAARGSDGPFDPRIHAVRRHHGQIAVADALRHLMAGSPIRASHLVGDERVQDPYCVRCQPQVMGACLDLLRQAATTLGVEANAVSDNPLVFPDEGDVISGGNFHAEPVAFAADMIALALCEIGSITERRIAMLVDPALSGLPAFLTPQPGLNSGFMIPQVTAAALVSENKQKAHPASVDSIPTSANQEDHVSMATHGARRLLPMAENVVQVVAIELLAAAQGCDFHAPLASSPALERVRDAVREVVPTLIEDRFFAPDIASAAGLVRSGRLNLATGLALPGVALPGLG